GATGCCCTGCTCTGTTGCGGCCGAGGCAATCTTGTCGTACATCGGCGGAACCGCTGGCAGGAAGGTTGGCATGTGTTTCTTGGTTTCGGCAAGCACCATATCAACGTCAAACGAGGGGAACAACACGAGCCTTGCGCCCATGCTCATCGCAAATGTGAGGCACAACGTCATGCCGTAGGCGTGAAACATGGGGAGTACCGCGTAGACGCAGCAGTCGCCCTTTGTGACCTGAGGAACCCACGACTGGGCCTGCAGCGCGTTCGCAATGAGATTGCGATGGCTGAGCATGGCCCCTTTTGGGACTCCGGTTGTGCCGCTTGTGTACTGAAGAAGCGCAAGATCGTCGTGGCTTGGGCGGGGAACGCTGTCGGCGATGCGAGGGCTCGTGGCAAGCTGCGACCACGGGATCGTCCCAGTCGTCTGGGTGCTGAGTTTGGTCCTGCTTTCCCTTGCCTTCGCGAGGGGAAGCTTCAGCAAAAGCCGTTTTGCGAGCGGCATTGCCTCGATGAGGTTGACGGCAATGACTGTCGTCGGACGCACGTCTTCGGGCAGCTCCTGCAGCGTGGCGCACACATTTTCCCAGGCGATCACAACTTTGGCACCGTGATCCTCGAATTGGGTACGCAATTCGCGCGGAGTGTACAGGGGGTTGTGCTCAACAACGACGGCACCAAGTCGCAAAGCGGCGTAGAAGGCGATTACGTGCTGGGGGCAGTTCGGCAGCACGATTGCAACGCGGTCTCCGTGCCGAACGCCGAGAGAATGGAGACCTGTTGCGACACGTTCGATTTGCTCGCCGAGCTCGCGGTAGGTGGTTGTTGCGCCAAAGAAATCGAGGGCAACCTGGCTGGCAAAGCTCGTGACGGAGCCGTGAATCACATCAACGAGTGAGATCGGAGGCAGGTCGATGGATGACGGAACGCCGTCGGCGTAGTGGGCGATCCATGGGC
The DNA window shown above is from Lysinibacter cavernae and carries:
- a CDS encoding long-chain-fatty-acid--CoA ligase; the protein is MTSLADRPWIAHYADGVPSSIDLPPISLVDVIHGSVTSFASQVALDFFGATTTYRELGEQIERVATGLHSLGVRHGDRVAIVLPNCPQHVIAFYAALRLGAVVVEHNPLYTPRELRTQFEDHGAKVVIAWENVCATLQELPEDVRPTTVIAVNLIEAMPLAKRLLLKLPLAKARESRTKLSTQTTGTIPWSQLATSPRIADSVPRPSHDDLALLQYTSGTTGVPKGAMLSHRNLIANALQAQSWVPQVTKGDCCVYAVLPMFHAYGMTLCLTFAMSMGARLVLFPSFDVDMVLAETKKHMPTFLPAVPPMYDKIASAATEQGINLGGIACAISGAMDLPSATVKRWEDATGGWLVEGYGLTEAAPVALCNPVGDSRKPGTVGVPLPDCEIKLMDVEHPDQDASDGGPGELLFRGPQVFSGYWKNAEATAETLTPDGWLRTGDIATVDSDGFVTIVDRKKELIVTGGFNVSPTEVEAVLRTYDGVEDAAVIGLPREQGGETVYAVVVMRNGYAFDEDAIREHCRTGLTPYKVPRTIEVATELPRSLIGKILRKDLKESILARNA